In the genome of Calditrichota bacterium, the window AATCCCGCAGGGCTTCTTTTTTGATGTCTTCCTGATTTTTCATAATAGGCTCTCCCAGCAATTAAAGTTTTGGCAATAAATTTTTTATTTCTGGTGAATCCAAATTGTCTTTGGTAACTACGTACACACCCGTGTCAATTCGTTTGGGAATGGTCTTTCCTTGAAGAGCCAAAACGGCCATTTCCACTCCTTTGTAGCCCATTTTGTAGGGATTTTGAACGATAAGCGCCTGGAGATGTCCGGCCTTAAGCGCTTCAATTTCATTGGGAGCCGCATCAAATCCCACCACTTTAACCTGTCCGGTTTTATTTCGTGAGATCAATGCTTGCACAGCACCGATGGTTCCGGCTTCGTTGGCCGTAAACACCCCGTCCAAATCCGGGTGGGCCGTCAGGATATTTTCCATAACGTTCATGGCTGTGGCAACGTCACTTTGGGAATACTGAACGGCCACCAGCTTGATTCCCGGGAATTCCTTCAACCCCTGTTTGAACCCCTCCTCACGCATAATGGACGTGGCTGCCCCGGGAACAAAGGGGATACAGGCCACTTTTCCTTTTTGGTGGATGAGCCCCGCTAAAACATGTGCGGCCTTTTTTGCAGCAGCGATGTTGTCCGTTGCGATTAAACTCAGGGGAATGTCCGAATCCAGCCCGGAATCAATCGTAATGATTTTGATGCCTTTTTGATGGGCCTTTTCGACCACCGGAATCAGGGCCTTTGTGTCACAGGCAGCCAGCACAATGGCGTCCACTTTTTTGTTGATGTAATCTTCCAGAATGGCAATTTGTCCCGCAATATCGGTTTCAACCGCTGGGCCTTTCCAGATGATTTCCGCGTGAAAATCCTTTCCGGCTGCCTCGGCTCCCTTTTTGACGGTTACCCAGAAGGAATGGGAAAGTCCCTTGGGCGAAACCAGGATTCGGGGCTGGTTGGACTGGGTTTTGGAACAACCGGACAGAATGACTGAAATCAAAAAAATCGCAATGAGAAATCGTTTCATCTGAAATCCTCCCGTTAAAAAGTACTTATGGGTGTTGGAGCTGTTTTAAGGAATCCGTTTGAACAATCGGTAGCTGGCATTCCACCCATCCGTTGGTGTGGTAGATTTCCAACGATGGGGTGCCTGCTTTCAAATGGTGTTGTTCCAGCCATTTATGCAATTTGGGATATACTTTGATCGGGGCAAAGGCCGGGTGGGCTTTTATTTTTCCAACAATCACCGGTCGTGCAGGAATTTCTTCCAATTGAAGGGGCGGCTTTAGAGAGATAACTTGCTGAACCAAAACACCCCCCTTGCTGCGAAGTTTATTCTGGGGCACATTTTTGGGATTATCGTAAAAGAGGGCACACGGTTCACCTGCTTTAATTGCGGTGGTTTGAAGAATATCCTTAACTTTTTGGATGGTTTTTGCGGTCTGGTAGTAAGGGCCGGTATGCGGTAAACAGACTATTTTGTAGGGCCCCTTTTCCTGTTTGGAAAGGGTAACCGAGTTAAAAAAACCGATGTAATATAAAATTCCAATGGCTACAAGAATGGTAACCCCAATGAGTAATCCCAGCGTAGCCAGAATCTTTTTTTGCAAGGGACTCATGGCCCAGGTTCCTTTCGTTTGTGGCAATGAGCTTTTGTTGATTAAACAGATGTTTGAACTTTGCCGTTGCGAGTTGTGCCCAACTGAATGATAAAGAAACTTTCCAGCCATGCGGTATTTCTCGCACACGTTTGTTGGGCATGAATTAAAAAAAAGCCGAGACGTCCCCTCTATTAAGAGGGGATTTAGGGGTGTGTTATTTGTGACATTATCAGATAATAAGACAACATACCCCGACCCGCCCGCCGGCCGGCGAATGGCCCACCCCTCTTTTTAGAGGGGAGTTTTACGTGAATGTGCAAAAATAACGTGTTAGATTACTTAAAATAATTTATTTTTAAACCCTTCACGAAACTCAGTGCGAAAAAATAAAACCGTGAAAAATCAATTTCTGAAGTTAATGAATTGGACGGGGAAATCCAGATTCTTTTCCTTAAGCATTTGAATCACCTGCTGCAGATCATCGCGTTTTTTACCGGTCACGCGCACATGATCTTCCATCACCTGGGATTGTACTTTTAGGCGCATGTCTTTGATCAGTTTGTTGATTTTTTTCGCGTCCTCTTTGCTGATTCCCTGTTTAATCTTCACCACCTGTCGAACGGTTCCACCGGATGCTTCTTCGATCTTACCGTAGTCGAGCGCTTTCAAGGGAACGTTGCGTTTTACCAGACGGGTTTCGAGAATGTCGATGACGTTTTTCAATTTGTACTCGTCATCGGAAATGAGGGTTATTTCATCGTCTCCGAGAGAGATATCGCTTTTGCTCTTTTTGAAATCAAAGCGGTTGCGGATTTCGTGCATGGCCTGATTGATGGCATTCTTGACCTCCATCATATCCACTTTTGAAACGATGTCGAAAGAAGGCATGAGTATTCCTCCTGATAGAATGTCGATTTTTTGTTATTAAACAATATACAGCAGTCAAAGTCAATTCGCAAGGGAGAAATAAAATGAGGGGTTGAATATCGGGTTTGATTTCATTGATAGGTGTTCTATGCCATCAGGGGATTTCTAATTTCTTTTAAAAATTGATCTTTCCCGCGCGGAAAAATTCTTGAATGAGCCGCAAATGCTCGAATGATTAAAGGGGCGATTCACGAATCACCCCTTTAAAAACCACCCTTGCAAGAATTGTGATTCAGCCGTATTGTGCCTTTAAACTTGACTTATAAATAGATTTATACTATATTTTACCGAATCTACTTGATCCAACTCACCGAAAAGAATTATATCGGGAGGGAAAAACAATTTCCCTATTGAAAAATGAACAATGGATTTTAGAGTGGTTTAGTCAAAGTCAATATGACTTTGAGACCGCTCAATCGATGTTCAAAAGTGGACGGTATATTTATGCTGTTTTTATGTGTCATCTTTCAATTGAAAAGGCTCTTAAGGGTTTGTACTATAAAAAAACTGGGGAAATACCTCCAAAGACACACAATCTTATCACAATCTTATTTATTTGCTCAATAAATTGAACTTATCGCCTGAAGACGAATTAGTTTTATTTATTGGGACGTTGAACCAGGCAGGGATTGCCACGCGATATCCGGAAAATTTAAAACGCTCGATAGAAGCGTATCCCCCTTCCCGAACACAAGAGATTATTAGTAAAACAAAAGAGGTTATTGAATGGATCAAACGTCAATGAAAGTCATCCTAGAGTTTAAAAAAGCCTTATTTAAACAAGGACTGACTATTGAAAAAATTGTGGTATTTGGTTCACATGCAAAAGGAAACCAGCG includes:
- a CDS encoding GyrI-like domain-containing protein, yielding MSPLQKKILATLGLLIGVTILVAIGILYYIGFFNSVTLSKQEKGPYKIVCLPHTGPYYQTAKTIQKVKDILQTTAIKAGEPCALFYDNPKNVPQNKLRSKGGVLVQQVISLKPPLQLEEIPARPVIVGKIKAHPAFAPIKVYPKLHKWLEQHHLKAGTPSLEIYHTNGWVECQLPIVQTDSLKQLQHP
- a CDS encoding ABC transporter substrate-binding protein; this translates as MKRFLIAIFLISVILSGCSKTQSNQPRILVSPKGLSHSFWVTVKKGAEAAGKDFHAEIIWKGPAVETDIAGQIAILEDYINKKVDAIVLAACDTKALIPVVEKAHQKGIKIITIDSGLDSDIPLSLIATDNIAAAKKAAHVLAGLIHQKGKVACIPFVPGAATSIMREEGFKQGLKEFPGIKLVAVQYSQSDVATAMNVMENILTAHPDLDGVFTANEAGTIGAVQALISRNKTGQVKVVGFDAAPNEIEALKAGHLQALIVQNPYKMGYKGVEMAVLALQGKTIPKRIDTGVYVVTKDNLDSPEIKNLLPKL
- a CDS encoding YajQ family cyclic di-GMP-binding protein; this translates as MPSFDIVSKVDMMEVKNAINQAMHEIRNRFDFKKSKSDISLGDDEITLISDDEYKLKNVIDILETRLVKRNVPLKALDYGKIEEASGGTVRQVVKIKQGISKEDAKKINKLIKDMRLKVQSQVMEDHVRVTGKKRDDLQQVIQMLKEKNLDFPVQFINFRN